From the Streptomyces sp. KMM 9044 genome, one window contains:
- a CDS encoding DUF5133 domain-containing protein translates to MLVPDPKTLRQLLTRYATLQIAQAERPSPVASRELEDVTYTLCVMTGTPGIREAVTHADALLARERTVADGRTADPDGENGRCLTV, encoded by the coding sequence GTGCTGGTACCGGATCCGAAGACCCTGAGGCAACTGTTGACGCGTTACGCGACGCTGCAGATCGCGCAGGCGGAGCGGCCCTCGCCCGTCGCGTCGCGTGAGCTGGAGGATGTCACGTACACGCTCTGCGTGATGACGGGAACGCCCGGTATCCGCGAGGCCGTCACCCACGCGGACGCGCTGCTCGCCCGGGAGCGGACCGTGGCCGACGGCCGGACCGCGGACCCGGACGGCGAGAACGGCCGCTGCCTGACCGTGTGA
- a CDS encoding YkvA family protein: MDATTVALVVAAVAAAAVLACAVAVTVRLMRTRRELRRAGLPTGPRWVFWGALLYLVLPADLLPDPVYLDDIGVLLLALRSMRGSLGAGSPGAASRRPDREPADDYAP, encoded by the coding sequence GTGGACGCCACCACCGTGGCACTCGTCGTGGCCGCCGTCGCCGCGGCCGCCGTGCTGGCCTGCGCCGTGGCCGTCACGGTGCGGCTGATGCGCACCCGGCGCGAGCTGCGGCGCGCCGGTCTGCCCACGGGCCCGCGCTGGGTGTTCTGGGGCGCGCTCCTCTACCTCGTCCTGCCGGCCGACCTGTTGCCCGACCCGGTGTACCTGGACGACATCGGCGTACTGCTGCTCGCATTGCGCTCGATGCGCGGTTCCCTCGGCGCGGGTTCGCCCGGGGCGGCGTCCCGGCGACCGGATCGCGAACCCGCCGATGACTACGCTCCGTGA
- a CDS encoding GlxA family transcriptional regulator: protein MHSVAILLLDKVIPFDMAAPMQTFDWTLLPDGRPAYRVRPCAETPEVAADGGLILRVDRGLEALADADTIIVPGRAEGAAPPSPAVVAALRRAAGAGTRIASVCVGAFVLAEAGLLDGLRATTHWAAADQLARAFPHVEVEPDVLYADNGQILTSAGAAAALDMCLHMIRRDLGSAVAANAARMSVMPLEREGGQAQFIVHKQPPVPRGSAFESLFEWLEDNLAHEVTLGTMAARAGMSERTFGRRFREQTGTTPVQWLLRTRVRRAQYLLENSDYTVERIAQQSGFGSPTAFRERFRKVVGTTPHAYRSAFHGRRAVADTGGS from the coding sequence ATGCACTCCGTGGCGATTCTGCTGCTCGACAAGGTCATCCCCTTCGACATGGCCGCCCCCATGCAGACCTTCGACTGGACGCTGCTGCCCGACGGCCGGCCCGCCTACCGGGTGCGGCCGTGTGCCGAGACGCCCGAGGTGGCCGCGGACGGCGGGCTGATCCTGCGCGTCGACCGCGGGCTGGAGGCGCTGGCGGACGCCGACACGATCATCGTCCCGGGCCGCGCCGAGGGCGCCGCTCCGCCCTCCCCCGCCGTCGTCGCGGCGCTGCGCCGGGCGGCCGGGGCGGGCACGCGGATCGCGTCGGTGTGCGTGGGCGCGTTCGTGCTGGCGGAGGCGGGGCTGCTGGACGGGCTGCGCGCCACCACGCACTGGGCGGCCGCGGACCAGCTGGCCCGCGCCTTTCCGCACGTCGAGGTAGAACCTGACGTGCTCTACGCCGACAACGGGCAGATCCTCACCTCGGCCGGTGCGGCAGCCGCGCTGGACATGTGTCTTCACATGATCCGTCGGGACCTCGGCTCGGCCGTGGCCGCGAACGCGGCCCGGATGTCCGTCATGCCGCTGGAACGGGAGGGCGGGCAGGCCCAGTTCATCGTGCACAAACAGCCGCCCGTGCCCCGCGGGTCAGCTTTCGAATCCCTGTTCGAATGGCTCGAGGACAACCTGGCCCACGAGGTCACCCTCGGGACAATGGCCGCGCGTGCCGGGATGAGCGAGCGCACCTTCGGCCGCCGTTTCCGCGAGCAGACGGGCACCACACCGGTGCAGTGGCTGTTGCGGACTCGGGTGCGACGCGCCCAGTACCTGCTGGAGAACAGCGACTACACGGTCGAGCGCATCGCCCAGCAGTCCGGGTTCGGCTCGCCCACGGCGTTCCGCGAGCGGTTCCGCAAAGTGGTGGGCACTACACCCCACGCCTACCGGTCGGCGTTCCACGGGCGCCGGGCCGTCGCGGACACCGGCGGCTCGTAG
- the tgmA gene encoding putative ATP-grasp-modified RiPP: protein MQPFALNYARPAMELAVNTPYVYDSGMQLNVLADGRVAACDHALLREVGTTTSTAGSKTHFDD from the coding sequence ATGCAACCGTTCGCGCTCAACTACGCACGTCCGGCAATGGAGTTGGCTGTAAATACTCCGTATGTGTACGACTCCGGAATGCAGTTGAACGTTCTCGCCGACGGACGGGTGGCGGCCTGCGATCACGCACTGTTGCGAGAGGTGGGCACCACGACGTCCACAGCGGGCTCCAAAACCCACTTCGACGACTGA
- a CDS encoding roadblock/LC7 domain-containing protein — protein sequence MAVETDVLDELRRLRTRVPRLAGSLAATVDGLVLAHEVPDTEPEGLAALTAAALGVAYRMTDAAARGEFRELLVRGTGGYVATYAAGSTAVLTLLADDRVNVGRLHLEGRRSGARIAELIDTRVGPGGGRHAERAALDAHAPPLPDADRRIGTLPVRTPQRPVHQPRPQHGG from the coding sequence ATGGCCGTCGAGACCGACGTGCTGGACGAACTGCGTCGGCTCCGTACCCGAGTCCCCCGGCTGGCGGGATCGCTCGCGGCCACCGTCGACGGACTCGTCCTCGCCCACGAGGTGCCCGACACCGAGCCGGAGGGACTGGCCGCGCTCACCGCCGCCGCGCTCGGGGTCGCGTACCGCATGACGGATGCGGCCGCCCGCGGCGAGTTCCGCGAGCTGCTGGTGCGCGGCACCGGGGGATACGTGGCGACCTACGCCGCCGGAAGCACCGCCGTGCTCACCCTGCTCGCCGACGACCGGGTCAACGTGGGCCGGCTGCATCTGGAGGGCAGGCGCAGCGGTGCCCGGATCGCGGAGCTGATCGACACCCGCGTCGGTCCGGGCGGGGGCAGGCACGCGGAGCGTGCGGCGCTCGACGCGCACGCCCCGCCGCTTCCGGACGCCGACCGCCGGATCGGCACCCTCCCGGTGCGCACCCCGCAGCGGCCCGTACACCAGCCCCGGCCCCAGCACGGCGGCTGA
- a CDS encoding group II intron maturase-specific domain-containing protein, with product MRQDWEPEDLIEVWTLLEDDMKKVRNKSGTTRLGFALLLKFFEVEARFPESAKEVPAAAVEYVAQQVKVPAEAWMDYGWQSKAIQRHRGRFRIISPALMNVALHGMEEAAGVRCRLTGPRAGEPAVGSPTLIRYADDLVVLCHSHDEAQQVKERLARWLEPRGLAFNEDKTRIAHLDEGCDFLGFTVRRYHGMLLIKPSKASVRRIRARRTAEVLALRGQNAAAGSARLNPIIRGWAAYFRGVVSSGVFTSLDNHVWRLVYKWARHTHPNKPNGWVTSRYFGRFNESRQDRRVFGDREGGRCLTRFAWTRVVGHQLVINRTTTGWSALRTFRLLPPDRT from the coding sequence GTGCGGCAGGACTGGGAACCGGAGGACCTGATCGAGGTCTGGACGCTGCTCGAAGACGACATGAAGAAGGTGCGGAACAAGTCCGGGACGACCAGGCTCGGGTTCGCGCTGTTGCTGAAGTTCTTCGAGGTGGAGGCCCGGTTCCCGGAGTCGGCCAAGGAGGTGCCGGCCGCCGCAGTGGAGTACGTGGCCCAGCAGGTGAAGGTACCTGCGGAGGCGTGGATGGACTACGGCTGGCAGAGCAAGGCGATCCAGCGACACCGGGGGCGATTCAGGATCATCTCCCCGGCGCTGATGAACGTGGCCTTGCACGGGATGGAAGAGGCTGCCGGAGTCCGCTGCCGGCTCACCGGCCCACGGGCTGGTGAACCGGCAGTCGGCTCGCCGACTCTGATCAGGTACGCCGACGACCTGGTGGTTCTCTGTCACAGCCATGACGAGGCCCAGCAGGTCAAGGAACGGCTCGCCCGGTGGCTCGAGCCCCGAGGTCTGGCGTTCAACGAGGACAAGACGCGCATCGCGCACCTCGATGAGGGCTGTGACTTTCTGGGCTTCACCGTCCGCCGCTACCACGGCATGCTGCTGATCAAGCCGAGCAAGGCATCCGTGCGACGGATCCGGGCACGGCGCACCGCCGAAGTGCTGGCCCTTCGGGGACAGAACGCGGCGGCGGGGAGCGCCAGGCTCAACCCGATCATCCGGGGGTGGGCTGCCTACTTTCGGGGAGTGGTCTCCAGCGGGGTGTTCACCTCGCTGGACAACCACGTGTGGAGGCTGGTCTACAAGTGGGCCCGGCACACACACCCGAACAAGCCGAACGGCTGGGTGACCTCCCGGTACTTCGGCCGGTTCAACGAGTCCCGGCAGGACCGGCGGGTGTTCGGCGACCGCGAGGGCGGCCGCTGTCTCACCAGGTTCGCCTGGACCAGGGTCGTCGGACATCAACTCGTCATCAACCGGACGACCACGGGGTGGAGCGCTCTCCGCACGTTCCGTCTCCTGCCGCCCGACCGGACTTAA
- the tgmB gene encoding ATP-grasp ribosomal peptide maturase yields MTILILTCEEDVTADMVVVHLHDSGVPVVRLDPADLTGGVSLSGEYVHGRFRGHLSAGGRLVSIGGLRSVWVRRPGTPAGRAARPSPWLTEEATQALYGMLRSSDARWMNHPDAARQARHKPWQLRLAQRCGLPVPATVITTFPRAAREFAERFPDLVVKPVSGAHPQDPPRAVPTSRVAPDTDFASVALGPTLLQRRIAKRADIRLTAVGERLMAARKAADPGADPAEVDVRFAPPGAPWEPTDVPPRVADSVRAYLRKAELTYGAFDFAEDADGTWWFLECNQSGQFGFVEVETGQPIARTVAEWLARPVPEETAKADKTRTTAG; encoded by the coding sequence ATGACCATACTGATCCTCACCTGCGAGGAGGACGTGACCGCCGACATGGTGGTCGTGCACCTGCACGACTCCGGGGTTCCGGTGGTACGCCTCGACCCTGCCGATCTGACCGGCGGCGTCTCGCTCTCGGGTGAATACGTCCACGGCCGCTTTCGCGGCCATCTCTCCGCCGGTGGGCGGCTGGTGAGCATCGGCGGGCTGCGGTCCGTGTGGGTGCGCAGGCCGGGCACCCCGGCCGGGCGGGCGGCCCGGCCGTCGCCCTGGCTGACCGAGGAGGCCACTCAGGCCCTCTACGGGATGCTGCGCAGCTCGGACGCCCGCTGGATGAACCACCCGGACGCGGCTCGGCAGGCACGCCACAAGCCGTGGCAGCTCCGTCTGGCGCAGCGCTGCGGCCTGCCCGTGCCGGCCACGGTGATCACGACCTTCCCGCGCGCCGCCCGGGAGTTCGCGGAGCGGTTCCCGGACCTGGTGGTCAAACCGGTCTCCGGAGCGCATCCGCAGGATCCGCCGCGGGCCGTGCCGACCAGCAGAGTGGCACCGGACACCGACTTCGCCTCGGTGGCGCTCGGACCGACGCTGCTCCAGCGGAGGATCGCCAAGCGCGCCGACATCCGGCTCACCGCCGTGGGCGAGCGGCTGATGGCCGCCCGCAAGGCCGCCGACCCAGGAGCCGACCCGGCGGAGGTGGATGTGCGTTTCGCGCCGCCCGGGGCGCCCTGGGAGCCGACCGACGTACCGCCGCGCGTCGCCGACTCCGTCCGCGCCTACCTACGCAAGGCCGAACTGACCTACGGCGCCTTCGACTTCGCAGAAGATGCCGACGGGACGTGGTGGTTCCTGGAGTGCAACCAGTCGGGACAGTTCGGATTCGTCGAGGTGGAGACGGGACAACCGATCGCGCGCACCGTCGCCGAGTGGCTGGCCCGGCCCGTTCCCGAGGAGACGGCGAAGGCCGACAAGACGCGCACCACGGCAGGATGA